A stretch of Arthrobacter sp. NEB 688 DNA encodes these proteins:
- a CDS encoding aminotransferase class I/II-fold pyridoxal phosphate-dependent enzyme yields MTTTSILGASETELRRDRTSVKWLAYPSDVLPLWVAEMDCDPCPAVADAVASAVSRGDTGYGWAPLYAAEVARYAGATWGWDVDPSAMLVVTDVMIGASEVLRMLTDERGAVVVSPPVYDSFFGFVDAIGRRRVDAPLGADGRLDPEALRTAFREATAGGGRVGYLLCNPQNPTGVTHSPDELATLAALAREFGVRVVADEIHAPLVHDGGPAFTPYLTVPGAEDAFAVFSPSKGWNLAGLKSAVVVAGPQARAELARLPEVHTHGSSHLGEIAHVAAMRDGLDWHARLRTELTANRDLVGRLLAQHLPDIRWTAPEATYLGWLDCRALDLGDDPATAFRERGRVALGSGPRYGAQAGRGFVRLNFATSPAILEEAVRRMATVVG; encoded by the coding sequence ATGACGACGACGAGCATCCTCGGCGCCTCCGAGACCGAGCTGCGGCGCGACCGCACGAGCGTCAAGTGGCTGGCCTACCCGTCCGACGTCCTGCCCCTGTGGGTGGCCGAGATGGACTGCGACCCCTGCCCCGCGGTCGCCGACGCCGTCGCGTCCGCCGTCTCCCGCGGCGACACCGGCTACGGCTGGGCGCCCCTGTACGCCGCCGAGGTCGCGCGCTACGCCGGGGCGACGTGGGGCTGGGACGTCGACCCCTCCGCGATGCTCGTCGTCACCGACGTGATGATCGGCGCGAGCGAGGTGCTGCGGATGCTCACCGACGAGCGCGGCGCGGTCGTCGTCTCCCCGCCGGTCTACGACTCGTTCTTCGGCTTCGTCGACGCCATCGGCCGGCGGCGCGTCGACGCGCCGCTCGGCGCGGACGGGCGGCTGGACCCCGAGGCGCTGCGCACGGCCTTCCGCGAGGCGACCGCCGGCGGTGGGCGGGTCGGCTACCTCCTGTGCAACCCGCAGAACCCCACGGGCGTGACCCACTCCCCCGACGAGCTCGCGACCCTCGCCGCGCTCGCCCGCGAGTTCGGGGTGCGGGTCGTGGCCGACGAGATCCACGCCCCCCTCGTCCACGACGGCGGCCCGGCGTTCACGCCCTACCTCACCGTGCCGGGCGCCGAGGACGCGTTCGCGGTGTTCTCGCCCTCGAAGGGCTGGAACCTCGCCGGGCTCAAGTCCGCCGTCGTCGTCGCCGGCCCGCAGGCCCGCGCGGAGCTCGCCCGCCTGCCCGAGGTGCACACCCACGGCAGCTCGCACCTCGGCGAGATCGCCCACGTCGCCGCGATGCGCGACGGCCTCGACTGGCACGCCCGGCTGCGCACCGAGCTGACGGCCAACCGCGACCTCGTCGGGCGCCTGCTCGCGCAGCACCTGCCGGACATCCGCTGGACGGCGCCGGAGGCCACCTACCTCGGCTGGCTCGACTGCCGCGCCCTCGACCTCGGCGACGACCCGGCCACCGCCTTCCGCGAGCGGGGACGCGTCGCGCTCGGCTCGGGGCCGCGCTACGGCGCGCAGGCCGGCCGCGGCTTCGTCCGGCTCAACTTCGCGACCTCCCCCGCCATCCTCGAGGAGGCCGTCCGTCGGATGGCGACCGTGGTGGGCTGA
- a CDS encoding CDP-alcohol phosphatidyltransferase family protein: MTHEGSPAPASSRVLTLPNVLSSLRLVGVPVFLWAIVTEQDVLALVLLMASGLTDYLDGKIARAWGLESRLGQLLDPVADRLYIASTLLGLAYRDILPWWVVVVLFAREAFMAIVVLVAKRHGWVGLPVHFAGKAATFNLLYAFPLLLLADGESTLARVAEPVGWGFAWWGIVLYWLSAFIYAAQLRHLLAHERAVPA, translated from the coding sequence ATGACGCACGAGGGGTCCCCGGCACCGGCCAGCTCCCGGGTCCTCACCCTCCCCAACGTCCTCAGCTCGCTGCGGCTGGTCGGGGTACCGGTCTTCCTCTGGGCGATCGTCACCGAGCAGGACGTCCTCGCGCTCGTCCTCCTCATGGCCTCGGGCCTCACCGACTACCTCGACGGCAAGATCGCGCGTGCCTGGGGCCTGGAGTCGCGCCTCGGCCAGCTCCTCGACCCGGTGGCCGACCGGCTCTACATCGCCTCGACCCTGCTCGGGCTGGCCTACCGCGACATCCTCCCGTGGTGGGTCGTCGTCGTCCTCTTCGCCCGCGAGGCGTTCATGGCGATCGTCGTGCTCGTGGCCAAGCGGCACGGATGGGTGGGGCTGCCCGTGCACTTCGCCGGCAAGGCCGCGACCTTCAACCTCCTCTACGCCTTCCCGCTGCTCCTCCTCGCCGACGGCGAGAGCACCCTCGCGCGGGTCGCCGAGCCGGTCGGCTGGGGCTTCGCGTGGTGGGGCATCGTCCTGTACTGGCTCTCGGCGTTCATCTACGCCGCGCAGCTGCGCCACCTCCTCGCGCACGAGCGGGCGGTCCCGGCGTGA
- a CDS encoding DUF881 domain-containing protein: MTLIRTMMERPLDPGYAAAATRREAAGLPRSTSLRAPRLLAAAVALGLVVGVAASNLTAPDTPRSAARADLVRQIEERRTQVEQLSAQQQRLQAQVSTLEAAQLGPSAAGGARGRTLAQAVGAVAMTGPGMVVTLDDAPAGDAADGTDAAEDQRVLSKDLQYVVNALWQAGAEAVSINGNRMTSVSAIRFAGSALVVDFRPLARPYRITALGDPQSMPAAFADGVGGSYLSTLHSTFGIRADTDVSSDDLSVPAGRGLTLREATPVDTGASPTGGTRSDQEDGPS, translated from the coding sequence ATGACGCTCATCCGGACGATGATGGAGCGCCCGCTCGACCCCGGGTACGCGGCGGCCGCGACCCGGCGCGAGGCAGCCGGCCTGCCCCGCTCGACCTCCCTGCGCGCCCCGCGGCTGCTCGCCGCGGCCGTGGCCCTCGGGCTCGTCGTCGGGGTGGCCGCCTCCAACCTCACCGCGCCCGACACGCCGCGCTCCGCCGCCCGCGCCGACCTCGTCCGCCAGATCGAGGAGCGGCGCACCCAGGTGGAGCAGCTGTCCGCCCAGCAGCAGCGCCTCCAGGCGCAGGTGTCCACACTCGAGGCCGCCCAGCTCGGCCCCTCGGCCGCCGGTGGTGCCCGTGGCCGCACCCTCGCCCAGGCGGTCGGCGCCGTCGCGATGACCGGCCCCGGGATGGTCGTCACGCTCGACGACGCCCCGGCCGGTGACGCCGCCGACGGCACGGACGCCGCCGAGGACCAGCGGGTGCTCTCCAAGGACCTCCAGTACGTCGTCAACGCCCTGTGGCAGGCGGGCGCCGAGGCGGTGAGCATCAACGGCAACCGGATGACGTCGGTCTCCGCGATCCGCTTCGCCGGCTCCGCCCTCGTCGTCGACTTCCGCCCGCTGGCCCGCCCCTACCGGATCACCGCGCTCGGCGACCCGCAGTCGATGCCCGCCGCGTTCGCCGACGGCGTGGGTGGCAGCTACCTCTCGACGCTGCACAGCACGTTCGGCATCCGCGCCGACACCGACGTCTCGTCGGACGACCTGTCGGTGCCCGCGGGCCGGGGCCTCACGCTGCGCGAGGCGACGCCGGTGGATACTGGGGCGTCCCCGACCGGCGGGACGCGCAGCGACCAGGAGGACGGCCCGTCGTGA
- a CDS encoding small basic family protein has protein sequence MIPALGLAIGVVVGLLLQPTVPVWLQPYLPIAVIAALDAVFGAVRAILDGIFSDKVFVVSFLSNVVVAAFIVFLGDKLGVGSQLSTGVVVVLGVRIFSNVASIRRHLFDA, from the coding sequence GTGATCCCAGCCCTCGGCCTGGCCATCGGCGTCGTCGTCGGCCTGCTCCTCCAGCCCACCGTGCCGGTGTGGCTCCAGCCCTACCTGCCGATCGCGGTCATCGCCGCCCTCGACGCGGTCTTCGGCGCGGTGCGCGCGATCCTCGACGGGATCTTCAGCGACAAGGTCTTCGTCGTCTCCTTCCTCTCCAACGTCGTCGTCGCCGCGTTCATCGTCTTCCTCGGCGACAAGCTCGGGGTCGGCAGCCAGCTCTCCACCGGCGTCGTCGTCGTCCTCGGGGTCCGGATCTTCTCCAACGTGGCCTCCATCCGACGCCACCTCTTCGACGCATGA